A genomic window from Paenibacillus sp. FSL K6-0276 includes:
- a CDS encoding NADH:flavin oxidoreductase, with product MNTELLFSPFQVGNLLLSNRIVMAPMTRVYSPDGVPRSNVAAYYRRRAEGGVGLIVTEGTAINHPSAVSHANIPNIHEEAALEGWKQVVEEVHAAGGKIIPQLWHVGMARTIGEGPNVEALPIGPSGLNLAGEPVTEPLTTAEVESLVSAFAQAAANAKKVGFDGIEIHGAHGYLIDQFFWEGTNKRTDRYGGDLVGRTTFAVEVIEACRKAVGPDFPIVLRFSQWKLGAYDEKLAKNADELESFLTPLSNAGVDIFHCSTRRFSQPEFEGSELNLAGWTKKITGKPCITVGSIGLHSDFFAEDKAQKTEDNINELLERMDREEFDLVAVGRALISDPAWPAKVQSGAIDEIIPFTAESTKTLY from the coding sequence ATGAATACAGAGCTATTATTTTCACCTTTTCAAGTGGGGAATCTTTTGCTGTCAAACCGAATCGTCATGGCGCCGATGACTCGGGTGTACTCACCGGATGGTGTACCAAGAAGTAATGTTGCTGCATATTACCGTAGACGGGCAGAGGGTGGAGTTGGATTGATCGTTACCGAGGGTACAGCCATTAATCATCCTTCGGCAGTCAGCCACGCCAATATTCCCAATATACATGAAGAAGCAGCTTTAGAGGGCTGGAAGCAGGTTGTAGAAGAGGTTCACGCGGCTGGTGGTAAGATCATACCGCAATTATGGCATGTGGGAATGGCACGTACTATAGGGGAAGGTCCTAATGTTGAAGCTCTTCCTATTGGCCCTTCTGGTCTGAATTTAGCAGGAGAACCTGTGACAGAGCCACTGACTACAGCTGAAGTTGAAAGCTTAGTCTCAGCATTTGCTCAAGCGGCAGCGAACGCGAAAAAAGTGGGTTTTGATGGCATCGAGATTCACGGCGCACATGGTTATCTGATAGACCAGTTCTTCTGGGAAGGAACGAACAAACGTACCGATCGTTATGGTGGCGATTTGGTAGGTAGAACTACATTTGCAGTAGAGGTTATTGAAGCGTGCCGTAAAGCGGTTGGGCCAGATTTTCCGATCGTGCTACGATTCTCTCAATGGAAATTGGGTGCTTATGATGAGAAGCTGGCAAAAAATGCAGATGAGCTCGAAAGCTTTCTAACTCCACTAAGCAATGCTGGGGTGGATATCTTCCATTGCTCCACTCGTCGCTTCAGCCAACCTGAATTTGAAGGATCTGAGCTTAATCTCGCAGGGTGGACCAAGAAAATCACGGGGAAACCATGTATTACGGTGGGTTCCATCGGTCTTCACAGTGATTTTTTTGCAGAAGACAAAGCTCAGAAGACAGAAGATAACATTAATGAATTACTAGAAAGAATGGACCGTGAGGAATTTGATTTGGTTGCTGTTGGCAGAGCATTAATTAGCGATCCAGCTTGGCCTGCCAAAGTTCAAAGTGGAGCTATAGACGAGATCATTCCATTCACGGCTGAATCGACAAAAACTCTATACTAA
- the rhaD gene encoding rhamnulose-1-phosphate aldolase, which translates to MSTSVLESKGYIASSEAPFIQEMSEITRHMWELGWDELNGGNVSYLLDENEVAKYINVLEPLRTIKLTFPVKELAGKYFIVTGSGKYFRNVIKDPEANLGVLRVSDNGESVEVLWGLRNGAIPTSELASHFMSHIERLKVDPTHRIVLHTHATNVIAMTFTHELDEKKFTKTLWEMCTECLVVFPDGVSVIPWIVPGSSEIGRETAKKMKDHRLVIWPQHGIFGTGSTMDATFGLVETVEKAATIYNLIGGREIKQKITDQQLWDLAKAFGVTPKAGILEV; encoded by the coding sequence ATGAGTACATCCGTATTAGAATCCAAAGGGTATATTGCCAGTAGTGAGGCTCCATTTATTCAGGAAATGTCAGAGATTACCCGTCATATGTGGGAGCTTGGCTGGGATGAGCTGAATGGCGGTAATGTCAGCTATCTACTGGATGAGAATGAAGTTGCAAAATATATTAACGTTTTGGAGCCGCTACGCACCATTAAACTTACCTTTCCGGTAAAAGAATTAGCTGGCAAGTATTTTATCGTAACTGGTTCGGGCAAATATTTCAGAAATGTGATTAAAGACCCTGAAGCAAATCTTGGTGTGCTTCGTGTTAGTGACAATGGAGAGAGCGTAGAAGTGCTATGGGGATTGCGTAACGGAGCTATACCTACGAGTGAGTTGGCTTCCCATTTCATGAGCCATATTGAACGCCTGAAGGTAGACCCGACACACCGCATCGTTCTGCACACGCATGCTACCAATGTAATTGCGATGACCTTCACTCATGAACTGGATGAAAAGAAGTTTACGAAGACATTATGGGAAATGTGTACAGAGTGCCTTGTTGTTTTCCCAGATGGCGTTAGCGTTATTCCTTGGATCGTTCCTGGCAGCAGTGAAATCGGTCGCGAAACGGCTAAGAAAATGAAGGATCACCGCTTAGTCATCTGGCCGCAGCACGGGATTTTCGGCACAGGTTCAACTATGGATGCCACCTTTGGTCTAGTAGAGACTGTAGAAAAAGCTGCCACGATCTACAACCTGATTGGCGGAAGAGAAATTAAGCAAAAGATTACGGATCAGCAGCTGTGGGATTTAGCTAAAGCGTTCGGAGTTACGCCTAAAGCTGGTATTCTTGAGGTTTAA
- the rhaA gene encoding L-rhamnose isomerase → MDLSIITSFNEAKKLYAAHGIDVDEVLERLAQIKISLHCWQGDDVQGFLFKDKELSGGIAVTGSYPGRAGTPDELRQDLEKALSLIPGKHKVNLHAIYADTDEEVDLDGLEPRHFQSWVDWAKEQGLGLDFNPTCFSHPKAADGFTLSHADEEIRNFWIKHCKASRTIAEHFGKELGQPCVTNFWVPDGYKDTPVDRLAPRVRLKESLDEIFSEEIDPLYNIDAVESKLFGIGSESYVVGSHEFYMGYGLTRGKAICLDAGHFHPTEMISNKLSSILMFSEQLLLHVSRPVRWDSDHVVTMDDELLEIARELVRGDLLSRTNIGLDFFDGSINHIAAWVIGTRNTIKALLRAMLEPIEELKRIELSGDYTTRLALVEEFKSYPFGAVWDYYCASQDTPVREQWLAEVKQYEQEVLSAR, encoded by the coding sequence ATGGATCTAAGTATTATCACTAGCTTTAACGAAGCCAAAAAATTATACGCAGCTCATGGTATTGATGTAGATGAAGTGTTGGAGAGGCTAGCGCAAATCAAGATATCTCTGCATTGCTGGCAGGGAGATGATGTGCAAGGGTTTCTTTTTAAGGATAAAGAACTAAGTGGGGGAATTGCGGTAACTGGTAGTTATCCCGGTCGAGCGGGCACTCCAGATGAATTACGTCAAGATTTAGAAAAGGCATTATCCCTTATTCCTGGTAAGCACAAGGTGAATTTGCATGCGATCTACGCAGATACAGATGAAGAAGTAGACTTGGACGGATTAGAGCCACGCCACTTTCAATCTTGGGTAGACTGGGCGAAGGAACAGGGGCTGGGTCTTGATTTTAACCCTACCTGTTTCTCGCATCCGAAAGCAGCAGATGGGTTTACGCTTAGCCATGCGGATGAGGAAATTCGTAACTTCTGGATTAAGCACTGTAAGGCTTCTCGCACGATTGCTGAGCATTTTGGTAAGGAGCTGGGTCAACCTTGCGTAACTAACTTTTGGGTCCCTGACGGATATAAAGATACACCAGTCGATCGTTTAGCTCCAAGAGTGCGGTTAAAGGAGTCCCTGGATGAGATTTTTAGTGAGGAAATAGATCCTCTTTATAATATTGATGCTGTAGAAAGCAAACTGTTCGGAATCGGTTCAGAGAGTTATGTGGTTGGTTCACACGAGTTCTATATGGGCTATGGTTTAACTCGCGGCAAAGCCATCTGTTTGGATGCCGGACATTTTCATCCTACAGAGATGATTTCGAATAAGTTGTCTTCGATTCTTATGTTTAGTGAGCAGTTGCTGCTACATGTTAGCAGACCCGTCCGTTGGGACAGTGATCACGTAGTAACTATGGATGACGAACTACTGGAAATCGCCCGCGAATTGGTGCGAGGAGATTTACTCTCCCGAACGAATATCGGACTAGATTTCTTTGATGGCAGTATTAATCATATCGCCGCATGGGTAATTGGTACACGCAATACCATTAAAGCGCTGCTGCGGGCGATGCTGGAGCCGATTGAAGAGCTAAAACGAATTGAATTATCTGGAGATTACACCACACGTTTAGCATTGGTTGAAGAATTCAAATCGTATCCGTTTGGAGCGGTATGGGATTACTACTGTGCGTCACAAGATACACCAGTTCGTGAGCAATGGCTGGCTGAAGTGAAGCAATATGAACAGGAAGTTCTGTCTGCAAGATAG
- the rhaB gene encoding rhamnulokinase yields MNNHIAVDIGASSGRLVRGILKEGILTLEELHRFSNSFTEQEGSCFWDIDYLFEQIIIGLQKAKAQGITACTLGIDTWAVDYVLLDAEGHRVQEVYAYRDRRTDLVMEEVAKHISPQTIYEKTGIQQLSFNTLYQLYVHSEEEIAKADQILLVPDYLYYRLTGCKINEVTNASTTQLLNLDSRDFDDDLLSLLNIKKEQFATLTEPGSDLGPLDESLIQQYDLPECQLICVATHDTASAVLGAPLQKASAYISSGTWSLLGVERTQPLNSMKAMEANYTNEWGAYGTYRFLKNVMGLWLIQEVRRLMNERYSFAELAELAWGEEGFRSLISCNDPRFLNPTNMIEEIRSACAESGQPVPETPGQLARCIFDSLALSYLTYLVELEKMTESLIEGLQIVGGGANNTLLCQLTADVIGREVKAGPTEATALGNIVVQMISSGSISDINEARDIIDKSFEIKSYIPRPIAHFESILSRWKDLQRF; encoded by the coding sequence ATGAATAATCATATCGCCGTTGATATCGGTGCCTCTAGTGGGCGGCTGGTGCGCGGAATACTTAAGGAGGGCATCCTCACATTAGAGGAGCTTCATCGGTTTAGCAATAGTTTTACAGAACAAGAAGGTTCCTGTTTCTGGGACATTGATTATTTATTCGAGCAGATTATTATAGGCCTTCAGAAAGCCAAGGCTCAAGGAATTACAGCTTGTACGCTGGGTATAGATACATGGGCTGTGGATTATGTACTCTTGGATGCGGAAGGGCATCGTGTCCAGGAAGTTTACGCTTATCGTGATCGTAGAACCGATCTGGTTATGGAAGAGGTAGCTAAGCATATTTCCCCACAAACGATTTATGAAAAGACTGGCATTCAGCAGTTATCTTTCAATACGTTGTACCAGCTTTATGTTCATAGTGAGGAGGAAATAGCCAAAGCGGATCAAATCCTACTCGTGCCCGATTATCTGTATTACAGATTAACTGGCTGCAAAATCAATGAGGTTACTAACGCATCTACAACACAGCTGTTGAATCTGGACAGTCGGGATTTCGACGACGACCTGTTATCTCTTCTGAATATTAAGAAAGAACAGTTCGCTACTTTGACTGAACCGGGATCAGACCTTGGTCCCCTCGACGAATCACTAATACAGCAATATGATCTTCCCGAGTGCCAACTGATCTGTGTTGCCACACATGATACAGCTTCTGCTGTATTGGGTGCTCCTCTCCAAAAGGCATCGGCATATATCAGCAGTGGAACATGGTCTTTACTCGGTGTGGAACGAACCCAGCCTCTTAATTCTATGAAGGCCATGGAGGCCAACTATACCAATGAATGGGGCGCATACGGCACTTATAGATTCCTCAAAAATGTTATGGGCCTCTGGCTCATCCAAGAGGTTCGCAGGCTGATGAACGAACGTTATAGCTTTGCGGAGCTAGCAGAGCTTGCATGGGGGGAGGAAGGCTTCCGCAGTCTGATTTCCTGTAATGATCCAAGATTTCTCAATCCGACGAACATGATCGAAGAAATTCGTAGTGCTTGCGCGGAGAGTGGTCAGCCAGTTCCTGAGACGCCGGGCCAGTTGGCTCGTTGTATTTTTGATAGCTTGGCATTATCTTACCTTACTTATTTGGTAGAGCTGGAGAAGATGACAGAAAGTCTGATCGAGGGGCTTCAGATTGTCGGCGGAGGTGCGAACAACACGCTGTTATGCCAACTGACTGCTGATGTGATTGGCAGAGAAGTTAAGGCTGGGCCAACAGAAGCTACCGCACTTGGAAATATAGTGGTGCAGATGATTAGCTCGGGGAGCATTTCTGATATCAATGAAGCGAGAGACATTATTGATAAATCTTTTGAGATTAAATCGTATATTCCGCGCCCGATAGCTCATTTTGAAAGCATTCTAAGTCGTTGGAAAGATCTTCAGAGATTCTAG
- a CDS encoding HEAT repeat domain-containing protein translates to MSTALLQELHQEVKRLYIAGSELAAGDFRLKRLLPQFQQLGERAPIFKRLGEGIVAVIEPDHSEGSSSAQHLQELSLLLSSVLHTQGATSPNGELLKVQVHPVKLPTQFSYRKLSAVQMSLKTRGGGRYEIIKEAYEAGLFQDLRMIHPALAALQDPYVEIAELVMKQILPAYGPQIIPILIDQFDPAGGIVETRKLYVIATLGGDTVQDLIYQAADSGSEDVRAMAISLLAGKGQYEEELLAWSTDKKKKIREAAYNALAKSDSASALNRLHQAFTGKDSELVVPALRQCQAQELTQRLVEEFSVMLQSVPEIMGDTKKKDGLWIRVVQYLRVLSYKQSPELEKLYLNVLEQYPLYMNQLSWNSLIEEATSYFRQIDSMEAKRVLQQTLEQDLVYYRNNRRYVNDVFKDAYLYLSPERVYEQYLDVLKIHAPSSTNRASAITQQLLHSISEIVVQRYHGTYDAVWNSPVDQIQYMYKVEMQPSEVLATQWDLRWLDAFIEFDQYELVSAFARPGHDKALQYLLRKLTDNPEFRHRQANILLMGLERIGISKQHLQEALLTALEDERNTECRLIEPYTFEQLCLLPTNSVNRITTVLPRFSDVAEEQLGYVIRLMQGPSNSKEEV, encoded by the coding sequence ATGAGTACTGCATTACTACAAGAGCTTCATCAAGAGGTAAAGCGGCTCTATATAGCAGGAAGTGAGCTTGCTGCTGGGGATTTCCGCTTAAAGCGGCTATTGCCGCAGTTTCAACAGTTGGGTGAACGTGCTCCCATATTCAAAAGATTAGGTGAAGGAATCGTTGCGGTCATTGAACCAGATCATTCTGAAGGATCTTCGTCTGCTCAGCATCTACAGGAGCTGAGTCTGCTGCTAAGCTCGGTGCTACATACACAGGGAGCAACTTCTCCTAATGGTGAACTGCTAAAGGTGCAAGTCCATCCGGTAAAATTACCTACTCAGTTCTCTTATCGTAAGTTGTCAGCGGTACAAATGTCACTAAAGACTCGTGGTGGAGGACGTTATGAGATCATCAAGGAAGCTTATGAGGCTGGATTGTTCCAAGATCTTCGAATGATTCATCCCGCGTTAGCAGCCCTCCAAGATCCATATGTTGAGATCGCCGAGCTTGTGATGAAGCAGATACTGCCAGCCTATGGCCCTCAGATTATTCCGATCCTCATTGATCAATTTGATCCTGCTGGAGGAATAGTGGAGACGAGAAAGCTGTACGTGATCGCAACATTAGGTGGTGATACCGTTCAGGATCTGATCTATCAAGCTGCTGATTCAGGATCAGAAGATGTTCGGGCCATGGCTATTTCTCTGCTCGCAGGTAAGGGACAATATGAAGAAGAATTGCTTGCTTGGAGTACAGATAAGAAGAAAAAGATTCGCGAAGCTGCCTATAATGCGCTGGCTAAGAGCGACTCGGCAAGTGCGCTGAATCGGCTGCATCAGGCATTTACTGGAAAAGATAGTGAACTGGTAGTGCCTGCACTGAGACAGTGTCAAGCCCAAGAGCTCACACAACGACTTGTTGAAGAGTTCTCAGTTATGCTTCAATCTGTCCCGGAGATTATGGGCGATACGAAGAAAAAAGACGGATTATGGATCAGGGTAGTCCAGTATCTTCGGGTTTTATCTTACAAACAAAGTCCTGAACTAGAAAAACTATATTTAAATGTACTTGAGCAGTATCCATTATATATGAACCAGTTGAGCTGGAATTCATTGATCGAGGAAGCGACCTCCTATTTTAGACAGATAGACTCTATGGAAGCCAAGCGTGTATTACAACAAACACTTGAGCAGGATCTTGTCTACTATAGAAACAACAGACGATACGTAAATGATGTTTTCAAAGATGCGTATCTCTACTTGTCGCCAGAACGTGTGTATGAACAATACCTAGATGTTTTAAAGATTCATGCGCCTTCTTCAACTAACCGCGCTTCTGCTATTACGCAGCAATTGCTACACTCAATATCTGAAATAGTAGTTCAGCGATATCATGGAACTTATGATGCAGTATGGAATTCACCTGTAGATCAAATTCAATATATGTATAAGGTCGAAATGCAGCCATCAGAAGTACTTGCTACACAATGGGATTTACGCTGGCTTGATGCTTTTATAGAATTTGACCAATACGAACTGGTAAGTGCCTTTGCCCGGCCGGGACATGACAAGGCATTGCAGTATTTGCTTCGCAAATTGACCGATAATCCTGAATTTCGCCATCGGCAAGCCAATATACTATTGATGGGCCTAGAGCGTATAGGAATAAGTAAACAACACCTGCAAGAGGCTCTCCTAACAGCTTTGGAGGATGAAAGAAATACAGAATGTCGATTAATTGAACCGTATACGTTTGAGCAGCTATGCCTGCTTCCTACAAATTCTGTAAATCGAATAACAACAGTCTTACCTCGATTCAGTGATGTTGCAGAAGAACAACTTGGGTATGTCATTCGCCTCATGCAGGGGCCATCTAACTCAAAAGAAGAGGTGTAA
- a CDS encoding SWIM zinc finger family protein, with protein MIDITEVFIDTLAPNSAAIKNGQGLVKKKRFVQFNQSEDGVVLFGECGGSGSSNYYPSADFVVSDKPVMRCTCPSRQIPCKHVLGLLYAYVGKETFVSATIPEDLAAKREKMSKREERKSELAAEGANAKPKKVNKSALKKKIGAQLEGLAVLEKLALSLIRAGLGTIDAKGVKDIQEHVKKMGNYYLSGAQIELRRLALLLSSSDNRDESYSLAVEQLTRIHAFIKKGRAHLTMKLEDPDMALNHESTIEEWLGHAWQLTELKEYGLMSQDVELIQLSFVSYDDAARQEYVDLGYWIEKSTGDIHRTLQYRPYKAAKYIHEEDSFTDVALIPSLYRYPGDRNQRVRFENMSTRPLTNQDLEWIVSRASRSYSESFKQIKNQLKNPLADKNPVILLHVDKIRKTKEDQFVITDESGQHLVLDQVVALDQDTLPLLQYFALDQLSDTTMLLMFEHQLDTGRLKAQPLTLIKGTSMIRLLY; from the coding sequence TTGATAGATATCACAGAAGTCTTCATAGATACTCTAGCACCGAACAGTGCTGCGATTAAGAACGGGCAAGGACTAGTTAAGAAGAAACGATTCGTACAATTTAATCAGTCGGAAGACGGCGTGGTTCTGTTTGGTGAATGCGGTGGTAGCGGTAGCAGCAACTATTATCCTTCTGCTGATTTTGTTGTATCTGACAAGCCGGTGATGCGTTGTACTTGTCCAAGTAGGCAGATTCCTTGCAAGCACGTTCTTGGATTGCTATATGCCTATGTGGGCAAGGAGACTTTCGTATCTGCAACGATTCCTGAAGATCTTGCTGCTAAGCGGGAGAAGATGAGTAAGCGTGAAGAACGAAAGTCTGAGCTTGCTGCGGAAGGGGCTAATGCTAAGCCCAAGAAAGTGAACAAGTCCGCACTCAAGAAAAAGATTGGAGCTCAACTGGAGGGCTTAGCAGTACTGGAGAAACTGGCCCTCTCGCTTATACGCGCAGGACTTGGAACAATAGACGCCAAGGGTGTAAAGGATATTCAGGAGCATGTGAAAAAGATGGGCAATTATTACTTAAGCGGTGCACAGATTGAATTAAGACGATTAGCCTTATTGCTCTCCTCTTCTGATAACCGTGACGAGTCTTATTCGTTAGCTGTAGAGCAACTAACACGAATTCATGCGTTCATCAAGAAAGGGCGCGCTCATCTAACGATGAAGCTGGAAGATCCGGATATGGCATTGAACCATGAATCTACGATTGAAGAATGGCTTGGTCATGCTTGGCAGCTAACTGAGCTTAAGGAATATGGTTTGATGAGTCAGGATGTGGAACTGATCCAGCTTTCATTTGTCAGCTATGATGATGCAGCCAGACAGGAATATGTAGACTTGGGCTACTGGATAGAAAAGTCTACGGGTGATATACATCGTACGCTCCAATATCGCCCTTATAAAGCAGCTAAGTATATTCATGAAGAAGATAGTTTCACTGATGTTGCACTCATCCCTTCCTTATATCGTTATCCTGGTGACCGGAATCAGAGGGTCCGTTTCGAGAATATGTCAACACGGCCTCTAACAAATCAGGATTTAGAGTGGATTGTTTCTAGGGCTTCTCGTTCTTATTCCGAAAGCTTCAAACAGATAAAGAATCAGTTAAAGAATCCGCTAGCAGATAAGAATCCTGTGATCTTGCTGCATGTGGATAAGATTAGGAAAACTAAAGAAGATCAGTTCGTCATTACGGACGAATCGGGTCAGCATTTGGTGTTAGATCAAGTAGTGGCACTCGATCAGGATACACTCCCGCTGTTACAATACTTTGCACTCGATCAATTATCGGATACTACGATGCTGCTTATGTTTGAGCACCAACTTGATACTGGACGATTGAAAGCACAACCGTTAACCCTTATCAAAGGGACGAGTATGATCCGTCTCTTATATTAA